In a genomic window of Glycine max cultivar Williams 82 chromosome 13, Glycine_max_v4.0, whole genome shotgun sequence:
- the LOC100778547 gene encoding E3 ubiquitin-protein ligase PUB23-like produces MLYESDIMTEIETPQFFLCPISLQIMKDPVTTVTGITYDRESIEQWLLKAKDCTCPITKQRLPRSTEFLTPNHTLRRLIQAWCSANEANGVDQIPTPKSPLSIANVEKLVKDLEVSSRFQRALEKLHDLAIENGRNRRCMASAGVAEAMVHVITKSFIQGNKTTSCVEEALRILGLLWSSANNMVDNDNMKRMVGENFDFLNSLTWVLQLQTKNNVKVINEAMPILKLTIEAKDSTPLGNLKLEFFKVVVSVMKNRELTQQAVKSALHVLIETCPLGRNRMKIVEAGAVVELIELALEKPEKNMTELIFILLAHLCSCADGREQFLQHAAGIAVVSKRILRVSPTTDDRALHIFSLVSKFSASNEVVQEMLRVGAVSKLCMVLQADCASYLKEKARGVLRLHSKTWNNSPCIQVYLLTRFHR; encoded by the coding sequence ATGCTGTATGAATCTGATATAATGACAGAAATTGAAACTcctcaattttttctttgtccTATTTCGCTTCAGATCATGAAGGACCCTGTGACAACCGTTACAGGGATAACATACGACAGAGAAAGCATCGAACAATGGTTGCTAAAAGCGAAAGATTGCACGTGTCCAATCACAAAGCAACGATTGCCACGAAGCACAGAGTTCTTAACCCCAAACCACACGCTTCGGAGGCTAATCCAAGCGTGGTGCTCAGCAAACGAAGCCAATGGCGTAGACCAAATTCCAACCCCAAAATCCCCTCTTAGCATCGCCAACGTTGAGAAACTCGTGAAGGATCTCGAAGTATCTTCCCGTTTTCAAAGGGCATTGGAGAAGTTGCACGATCTTGCAATAGAGAACGGGAGGAACAGAAGGTGCATGGCTTCTGCGGGTGTAGCAGAAGCTATGGTGCACGTGATCACAAAGAGTTTTATCCAAGGTAACAAAACGACCTCGTGCGTTGAAGAGGCTCTGAGAATTCTTGGTTTGCTTTGGAGTAGTGCTAATAATATGGTCGACAACGACAACATGAAGCGCATGGTGGGTGAGAACTTTGACTTTCTCAACTCTTTGACTTGGGTTTTGCAGCTTCAAACCAAGAACAACGTTAAGGTAATAAACGAAGCAATGCCAATATTGAAATTGACAATTGAAGCCAAAGATTCAACCCCTTTAGGGAACTTGAAGCTTGAATTCTTTAAAGTTGTTGTGAGTGTGATGAAAAATAGAGAACTCACTCAGCAAGCTGTTAAATCTGCATTGCACGTGCTTATAGAAACCTGTCCTTTGGGGAGAAACAGAATGAAGATAGTTGAAGCAGGTGCAGTGGTGGAACTCATTGAACTTGCActtgaaaaaccagaaaagaatATGACAGAACTCATATTTATTCTCTTGGCTCATCTTTGTTCTTGTGCTGATGGGAGAGAACAGTTTCTGCAACATGCTGCAGGCATTGCTGTGGTTTCAAAGAGGATCCTTAGGGTTTCACCAACCACTGATGATCGAGCTCTTCATATATTTTCCTTGGTTTCGAAGTTCTCGGCCTCCAATGAGGTCGTGCAAGAGATGCTGAGGGTTGGTGCTGTGTCAAAGCTTTGCATGGTGTTGCAAGCAGATTGTGCTTCCTATTTGAAGGAAAAAGCAAGAGGGGTACTTAGGTTGCACTCAAAAACATGGAACAATTCTCCATGTATTCAAGTGTATTTGTTAACCAGATTCCATAGGTGA